One genomic window of Roseobacter ponti includes the following:
- a CDS encoding efflux RND transporter permease subunit, with product MQIARNAIERPLYTWLLMLFCLLGGAAGYLSVGKLEDPLFTLKNALVITPYPGATASEVATEISEVLENEIQQMDEVKTITSSNRPGVSIVEVEVRDSYDGDALPQVWDDLRDRVSDAVADLPAGAQPPVVNDDFGDVFGIFYAVTAPGFTDAEIWEISNYLRREVLSVDGVANAQLMGLPEEAIFVEPDSSTISNLGVDPGVILEAVATADSVVPTGSTRSGDRELRVDAPTGESSVDEIAGLSFGFRGEVINLLDIGEVFRGRVAHPEQIIRHNGVPAFTLGIAGLSSRNIVSVGQAVETHLDEISSILPAGVTLHPIYEQHRVVDEANTGFLTSLALSVSVVIAVLAIFMGWRAALVVGISLLLTVTATFFFMFLFDVKVERISLGALIIAMGMLVDNAIVVAEGMQVEMRRGRKAPDAAQEVARKTQVPLLGATVIGIMAFAGIGLSPDASGEFLFSLFAVIGISLMLSWLLAITVTPLLAHYFFQVGGLEEGADAYDGPLFQTYGRLVRGALRVRWLVIVALLGLTVACFAAFGQVTQQFFPPANTPIFYFNYKGAQGTAIQETSRDLAVIEDWLLARDDVLSVTSSAGQGVTRFVLTYNPEQRDSSYGQLIIRAATPEAIPAIRADLDQYAASAIPWAESRSERVIYGPPTGADVEVRFSGPDPDVLRRLATEALDVLETATPDLHTERTNWREREVVTRPVFAEDRAQAVGVSRSDVAQSIALATDGIRAGDYRERERLIPIIIRTPRDEVAEAGQMLDQIVWSPALGDYLPLDQMIDGFDVVVRDTLIERRGRVPTISVQGNVIEGVTPPTAFAAVRGSIEAIPLPPGYQMEWGGEFESAGEAQASLGRQMPLSFGTMLLITVLLFGSLRQAAVIWTIVPMAVNGVALGLLFTGVPFSFTALLGLLSLSGMLIKNAIVLVDEIDAQKADGLAQDDAIVLASVSRLRPVVLAAGTTILGMAPLLTDSFFVAMAVTIMAGLGFASVLTLIGVPVLYHTYFRRERRADREKATNGPEPGAEPTVA from the coding sequence ATGCAGATCGCCCGCAACGCCATTGAGCGCCCGCTTTACACCTGGTTGCTGATGCTCTTCTGCCTGCTCGGCGGTGCGGCGGGGTATCTCTCAGTCGGCAAGCTCGAAGACCCCCTCTTTACGCTTAAAAACGCGCTGGTGATCACCCCCTACCCCGGCGCCACCGCATCCGAGGTGGCCACCGAAATTTCAGAAGTGCTGGAAAACGAAATCCAGCAGATGGATGAGGTCAAGACAATCACCTCTTCAAACCGGCCAGGCGTGTCGATTGTCGAGGTTGAGGTGCGCGACAGCTATGATGGCGACGCGCTGCCCCAGGTCTGGGATGATCTGCGCGACCGGGTATCTGACGCAGTGGCCGATCTGCCGGCGGGCGCGCAGCCACCTGTGGTCAATGATGATTTTGGCGATGTGTTCGGTATTTTCTATGCGGTCACAGCACCCGGGTTCACCGATGCTGAAATCTGGGAGATCTCAAATTACCTCAGGCGCGAAGTGCTTTCGGTGGATGGTGTCGCCAATGCGCAGCTGATGGGCCTGCCCGAAGAAGCTATTTTTGTAGAACCCGACAGCAGCACGATTTCGAACCTGGGCGTTGATCCCGGCGTGATCCTCGAGGCAGTCGCCACCGCCGACAGTGTCGTTCCGACCGGATCCACCCGCTCGGGCGATCGCGAACTGCGCGTGGATGCCCCGACGGGTGAGAGCAGCGTCGATGAGATCGCCGGCCTGTCGTTCGGGTTCCGCGGCGAAGTAATCAACCTGCTGGACATCGGAGAGGTTTTTCGCGGGCGCGTGGCACATCCCGAGCAGATTATCCGCCACAACGGGGTGCCGGCCTTTACGCTGGGGATTGCCGGGCTGTCCTCACGCAACATCGTCTCGGTCGGACAGGCCGTCGAGACGCATCTCGATGAAATCAGCTCTATTCTGCCCGCCGGTGTCACGCTACACCCGATCTATGAACAGCACCGGGTTGTCGATGAGGCCAACACCGGGTTTCTGACCAGTCTGGCGCTGTCGGTCAGCGTCGTCATCGCGGTGCTGGCTATCTTTATGGGCTGGCGCGCGGCGCTGGTGGTGGGCATTTCGCTGCTGCTGACGGTGACGGCCACGTTCTTTTTTATGTTTCTCTTCGATGTCAAAGTCGAACGGATCAGTCTCGGTGCCCTGATCATCGCCATGGGCATGCTGGTGGATAACGCCATCGTGGTCGCCGAGGGCATGCAGGTAGAGATGCGCCGCGGCCGCAAAGCACCCGATGCCGCACAGGAGGTTGCCCGCAAAACCCAGGTTCCGCTTCTCGGGGCAACGGTGATCGGCATCATGGCCTTTGCCGGGATCGGGCTTTCACCGGATGCCTCCGGAGAATTTCTGTTCTCGCTTTTTGCGGTTATCGGAATTTCGCTGATGCTTTCCTGGCTGCTGGCCATCACCGTGACACCCCTGCTGGCGCATTACTTCTTTCAGGTCGGCGGCCTCGAAGAGGGAGCCGATGCCTATGACGGTCCGCTCTTTCAGACTTATGGCAGGCTGGTGCGCGGCGCCCTGCGGGTCCGCTGGCTGGTCATTGTCGCGCTGCTGGGGCTTACGGTTGCGTGCTTTGCGGCTTTCGGACAGGTGACGCAGCAGTTCTTCCCGCCCGCCAATACGCCGATCTTCTATTTCAATTATAAGGGGGCTCAGGGCACCGCAATTCAGGAGACGAGCCGCGATCTGGCGGTCATCGAAGACTGGCTGCTGGCGCGCGATGATGTCCTTTCGGTGACGAGTTCAGCAGGCCAGGGTGTGACGCGCTTTGTGCTGACCTATAATCCCGAACAGCGGGATTCCTCCTACGGGCAGTTGATCATTCGCGCCGCTACCCCTGAAGCGATCCCGGCCATCCGGGCCGATCTGGATCAATATGCAGCCAGTGCGATCCCATGGGCCGAGAGCCGGTCCGAGCGGGTCATCTACGGCCCGCCGACAGGGGCGGATGTCGAGGTGCGCTTCTCCGGTCCCGATCCGGATGTTCTGCGCCGGCTGGCGACGGAGGCGCTCGACGTTCTGGAAACCGCGACACCAGATCTGCACACCGAACGCACCAACTGGCGCGAACGCGAGGTCGTGACCCGTCCGGTCTTTGCCGAGGACCGCGCCCAGGCGGTTGGTGTTTCAAGGTCTGACGTGGCGCAATCCATAGCGCTTGCAACAGACGGGATCCGGGCGGGCGACTACCGCGAACGCGAAAGGCTGATCCCGATCATTATCCGCACTCCCCGCGATGAAGTGGCCGAAGCCGGGCAGATGCTGGACCAGATCGTCTGGTCCCCGGCACTGGGGGATTATCTGCCGCTTGATCAGATGATCGACGGCTTTGACGTGGTGGTGCGCGACACACTCATCGAACGCCGGGGCCGCGTGCCGACGATCAGCGTACAGGGCAATGTGATTGAAGGGGTCACCCCGCCCACCGCATTCGCGGCAGTGCGTGGCAGCATCGAAGCGATCCCGCTGCCGCCGGGATATCAGATGGAATGGGGCGGTGAGTTTGAAAGCGCGGGTGAGGCGCAGGCTTCACTGGGGCGCCAGATGCCGCTGAGTTTCGGAACCATGTTGCTGATCACCGTGCTGCTTTTCGGCTCGCTGCGTCAGGCTGCTGTTATCTGGACGATCGTGCCAATGGCCGTGAACGGGGTCGCGCTGGGGCTGCTCTTCACCGGGGTGCCGTTCAGCTTTACGGCGTTGCTCGGGCTGTTGTCGCTGTCGGGTATGCTGATCAAGAACGCCATCGTGCTGGTCGATGAGATCGACGCGCAGAAAGCGGACGGCCTTGCGCAGGACGATGCCATTGTTCTTGCCTCTGTCAGTCGCCTCAGGCCCGTGGTGCTGGCAGCCGGCACGACGATCCTCGGGATGGCGCCCCTTCTGACCGACAGCTTCTTTGTTGCGATGGCTGTGACCATTATGGCGGGCCTTGGCTTCGCGTCTGTTCTGACCCTGATCGGCGTACCGGTGCTCTACCACACCTATTTCCGACGCGAACGGCGCGCTGACCGGGAGAAGGCCACCAATGGGCCGGAGCCGGGCGCAGAACCGACGGTAGCCTGA
- a CDS encoding transglutaminase-like cysteine peptidase, which produces MTDFAIRRSAHRHPLRKLPRLAAGLFALGLGLSLAVLPATDAHAGDGNSFLPAKMAIAAPTGARNLCGKYRWACSHSGTSGKVSQSDLRKVDQINRRVNRQIREVTDQSQYRKADYWTLPQSSRGDCEDFALLKKKELMRAGFAPQNLLLTTVLDRQGRSHAVLVVRTTAGDYVLDNLNDKVKPWKATRYTFLRMQNPRNPGAWVGVLTKA; this is translated from the coding sequence ATGACCGACTTTGCGATCAGACGTTCTGCTCACCGCCACCCGCTCAGGAAACTTCCCCGCCTGGCCGCAGGCCTATTTGCTCTTGGCCTTGGTCTCAGTCTCGCGGTTCTGCCTGCGACAGATGCACATGCCGGTGACGGAAACAGTTTCCTGCCCGCCAAAATGGCCATTGCCGCCCCAACGGGCGCGCGCAATCTGTGCGGAAAGTACCGGTGGGCCTGCTCGCACTCGGGAACCAGCGGTAAGGTGTCGCAAAGCGATCTGCGCAAGGTCGATCAGATCAACCGCCGGGTTAACCGTCAGATCCGTGAAGTCACCGACCAGTCACAGTACCGCAAGGCCGACTACTGGACACTGCCTCAGTCCAGCCGCGGCGATTGCGAGGATTTTGCGCTGCTCAAAAAGAAAGAGCTGATGCGGGCCGGATTTGCCCCGCAGAACCTGTTGCTTACCACAGTTCTGGACCGTCAGGGACGCAGCCACGCTGTTCTTGTGGTGCGCACGACTGCCGGCGACTATGTGCTCGACAACCTCAATGACAAGGTCAAACCCTGGAAAGCCACGCGCTATACCTTCCTGCGCATGCAAAACCCCCGAAATCCCGGCGCCTGGGTCGGCGTGCTGACCAAAGCCTGA
- a CDS encoding phosphotransferase enzyme family protein, whose protein sequence is MTDRDIPLSTLLVHLEDLVRNGLALWDLPRDVTPRLINVSENTTWLIENTRGFRAVLRVHREGYHSKRAIACELAWIEALRGADVVPTAKMFTGRNGKVIQQAGTPGLPSARYLVLFEHLPGAAPDQTSDMTAGFSTVGAMAARCHTHVLGWQKPRPFERLVWDEEAVFGSAPTWGNWRDAPGVDEPARQVLEDVERVVCKRLDAYGKTPDRFNLIHADMRLANLLQDAEGTRLIDFDDCGTGWFMYDFAAAISFIEDDPAVPALRRAWLEGYRSVRRLDPHDEAEIDTFIMLRRMALLAWIGSHIEAPEPRTLAPHFARNTVRLGRDWLLRAGA, encoded by the coding sequence GTGACCGACCGCGATATTCCGCTCAGCACACTGCTGGTGCATCTTGAAGACCTGGTGCGCAACGGGCTTGCCCTCTGGGATCTTCCCCGGGATGTCACGCCGCGTCTGATCAACGTGTCGGAAAACACCACATGGCTGATCGAAAATACCAGGGGATTTCGGGCCGTGCTGCGTGTGCACCGCGAGGGATATCATTCGAAACGCGCTATTGCCTGCGAACTGGCATGGATTGAGGCCCTGCGCGGCGCTGACGTTGTACCCACTGCGAAGATGTTCACGGGGCGCAATGGCAAAGTTATCCAGCAGGCTGGCACGCCGGGTTTGCCGTCGGCCAGGTATCTCGTGCTTTTCGAGCATCTGCCCGGCGCCGCGCCCGATCAGACCTCTGACATGACCGCAGGCTTCAGCACCGTCGGGGCGATGGCAGCGCGATGCCACACCCATGTTCTGGGCTGGCAGAAACCGCGACCCTTTGAACGTCTTGTCTGGGACGAAGAGGCCGTTTTCGGGTCTGCGCCCACCTGGGGCAACTGGCGTGATGCTCCTGGCGTCGATGAGCCTGCGCGACAGGTTCTTGAAGACGTCGAAAGGGTGGTCTGCAAACGCCTCGACGCCTATGGGAAAACGCCCGACCGGTTCAATCTGATCCATGCTGATATGCGTCTGGCTAACCTTCTGCAGGATGCCGAAGGCACTCGTCTGATCGACTTTGACGACTGTGGTACCGGCTGGTTCATGTACGATTTCGCGGCGGCGATCAGCTTTATTGAGGATGATCCGGCGGTTCCCGCTCTGCGCCGTGCATGGCTTGAGGGATACCGGTCAGTGCGCCGCCTTGATCCGCATGATGAGGCGGAAATAGACACTTTTATTATGCTGCGGCGGATGGCGCTGCTGGCCTGGATCGGCAGCCATATCGAGGCCCCCGAACCCCGCACACTGGCGCCGCATTTTGCCCGGAATACTGTGCGCCTCGGGCGGGACTGGCTTCTGCGGGCGGGTGCCTGA
- the lipB gene encoding lipoyl(octanoyl) transferase LipB produces the protein MTEWIISDGLTDYRAAEAWMEARAQAIAKGTADECIWLVEHPPLYSAGTSAKEADLTDPDRFPVYPTRRGGQYTYHGPGQRVAYTLLDVGRRGRDVRRFVQQLERWVIAALDSFNVTGEVRDGRVGVWVTRPEKPRDADGSPIEEKIAAIGIRLSRWVSFHGISVNVDPDLSHFDGIVPCGISGHGVTSLVDLGLPVTMNDLDIALRDQFTVVFGDTPVDAPPVRFALPVQPA, from the coding sequence ATGACAGAGTGGATTATCTCAGACGGGCTGACAGACTATCGCGCCGCAGAAGCATGGATGGAGGCGCGCGCGCAGGCAATTGCCAAAGGCACAGCCGATGAGTGTATCTGGCTGGTGGAGCATCCGCCGCTTTACTCCGCCGGCACATCAGCAAAAGAAGCCGATCTGACCGATCCGGACCGCTTTCCGGTCTATCCGACCCGCCGGGGCGGCCAGTACACGTATCACGGGCCTGGGCAGCGGGTCGCCTATACCCTGCTGGATGTAGGCAGACGGGGCCGTGATGTGCGCCGGTTTGTGCAGCAACTGGAGCGATGGGTGATTGCCGCGCTCGACAGCTTTAATGTCACAGGCGAGGTGCGCGACGGCCGAGTTGGGGTCTGGGTCACACGCCCGGAGAAGCCGCGCGATGCTGACGGCTCACCGATCGAGGAAAAGATCGCAGCGATCGGCATCAGGCTGAGCAGGTGGGTGAGCTTTCACGGGATTTCGGTCAACGTTGACCCGGACCTGAGCCATTTTGACGGCATTGTGCCCTGTGGTATTTCCGGGCACGGGGTGACGAGCCTCGTGGATCTGGGCCTGCCGGTCACGATGAACGATCTGGATATCGCTCTGCGGGATCAGTTTACCGTTGTTTTCGGCGACACACCTGTCGATGCACCGCCGGTGCGGTTCGCGCTGCCGGTTCAGCCTGCCTGA
- a CDS encoding response regulator codes for MKRLRKVLLVDDDRITNLMHTRLIDRTGLAEEVEIETDGQAALEHLERARASGGVLPDLILLDINMPRMDGFEFLEAYAALPAQMTEGRKILMLSTSTLDDDRRRAEADPNVTGFMAKPLSTERLLSFLRARGPAGQAG; via the coding sequence ATGAAACGCCTCAGAAAAGTACTGCTGGTTGATGATGACCGGATCACCAACCTGATGCACACCAGGCTGATTGATCGCACGGGTCTGGCCGAGGAAGTGGAGATCGAAACAGACGGGCAGGCGGCCCTGGAGCATCTTGAGCGTGCCCGGGCGAGCGGCGGCGTACTGCCTGATCTGATCCTGCTCGACATCAATATGCCGCGGATGGACGGATTCGAATTCCTTGAAGCCTATGCCGCCCTGCCGGCGCAGATGACCGAAGGGCGAAAGATCCTGATGCTGTCAACCTCTACTCTTGATGATGACCGCCGTCGGGCGGAGGCCGACCCGAATGTGACCGGTTTTATGGCCAAGCCGCTCAGCACCGAGCGGTTGCTGAGCTTTCTGCGTGCGCGAGGTCCGGCCGGTCAGGCAGGCTGA
- a CDS encoding sensor histidine kinase, whose product MSIDAESSDFLRRMAGLVPGVIYIFNHKTKSNEYSNRSIGTLLGYTPQELIDLGDALFGTIVHEDDLEGLAAYFDSLGELADGVSATHEYRDYARDGSIVWLRSIDKVYERDTDGSVLRHIGIAIDITAQKQTEERLRATRRELEQLTYIASHDLKVPVSNMSTLTHMLSEAGELLPPEHSETLGWMRDVCNQAQEKLDALVCVAQANAGEMAPFEPVNLAAVTENVLVSLHCQTTDARAVIRTDFKVPEVTFLARELENMLQAMIANAIRYRSPDRRVRIEVTSRSVENMTEISVADNGTGLDLPRDEGKVFDLFRRAHAVPGGAGVALYTIRCLMHRIGGTIRVEGSPGEGAAFTLSFPQPGA is encoded by the coding sequence TTGAGCATTGATGCGGAGAGCTCAGATTTTCTGCGCCGCATGGCCGGTCTGGTTCCGGGCGTCATCTATATTTTCAACCACAAAACCAAGAGTAACGAATATTCCAACCGGTCCATCGGGACGTTGTTGGGATACACACCACAGGAGCTGATTGACCTCGGCGACGCGCTCTTCGGGACGATCGTTCATGAGGACGACCTTGAGGGGCTCGCTGCCTATTTCGATTCGCTGGGTGAGCTGGCAGATGGGGTCTCCGCGACCCATGAATACCGCGACTATGCCCGCGACGGATCAATCGTCTGGCTGCGCAGCATCGACAAGGTCTATGAACGCGATACCGACGGCTCGGTCCTGCGTCATATCGGGATCGCTATTGACATCACCGCCCAGAAGCAGACCGAGGAACGCCTGAGAGCCACGCGGCGCGAGCTTGAACAGCTCACCTATATTGCCAGTCATGACCTGAAAGTGCCGGTCAGCAATATGAGCACGCTCACACATATGCTCAGCGAGGCGGGTGAACTGCTGCCGCCCGAGCACAGCGAAACCCTCGGCTGGATGCGTGACGTCTGTAATCAGGCCCAGGAAAAGCTTGATGCGCTGGTATGTGTGGCTCAGGCCAATGCCGGCGAGATGGCACCGTTTGAACCGGTAAATCTGGCCGCAGTTACCGAAAACGTCCTCGTCAGCCTGCACTGTCAGACCACGGATGCCCGCGCTGTGATCCGCACAGACTTCAAGGTGCCCGAGGTGACTTTTCTGGCGCGCGAGCTTGAAAACATGCTGCAGGCGATGATCGCCAATGCGATCCGGTATCGCAGCCCTGACAGACGGGTGCGCATCGAAGTGACCTCGCGCTCAGTGGAAAACATGACCGAGATCTCGGTTGCCGATAACGGAACCGGTCTGGACCTGCCCCGCGACGAAGGAAAGGTGTTTGATCTGTTCCGGCGCGCGCATGCTGTGCCGGGCGGTGCCGGCGTCGCACTCTATACGATACGCTGCCTGATGCACCGGATCGGTGGCACCATACGCGTTGAAGGAAGCCCGGGTGAGGGCGCAGCCTTTACGCTCAGTTTTCCGCAACCAGGCGCCTGA
- the ctaD gene encoding cytochrome c oxidase subunit I encodes MADAAIHGHDHQDERGFFTRWFMSTNHKDIGILYLIVSALAGFVSVAFTVYMRLELMEPGVQYMCLEGARLFASGEACTPNGHLWNVLITGHGILMMFFVVIPALFGGFGNYFMPLQIGAPDMAFPRMNNLSFWLYVAGTTLAVCSVLAPGGNDQAGSGVGWVLYPPLSTNEGGFSMDLAIFAVHVSGASSILGAINMITTFLNMRAPGMTLFKVPLFSWSIFVTSWLILLSLPVLAGAITMLLMDRNFGFTFFDPAGGGDPVLYQHILWFFGHPEVYIVILPGFGIISHVIATFSRKPVFGYLPMVWALIAIGALGFVVWAHHMYTVGMSLNQQAYFMLATMVIAVPTGVKIFSWIATMWGGSVEFKTPMLWAFGFLFLFTVGGVTGIVLSQAAVDRYYHDTYYVVAHFHYVMSLGAVFAIFAGIYFYFPKMTGRMYPEWAGKLHFWTFFIGANLTFFPQHFLGRQGMPRRYIDYPDAFAYWNWWSSLGAFLSFASFLFFFGVMFYAIRKGKECKENNPWNEYADTLEWTLPSPPPEHTFEILPKQEEWDKQPGH; translated from the coding sequence ATGGCAGACGCAGCCATCCACGGCCATGACCACCAGGACGAGCGTGGGTTTTTCACCCGCTGGTTCATGTCAACAAACCACAAAGATATCGGTATTCTCTATCTGATCGTCTCCGCTCTTGCCGGTTTCGTTTCGGTTGCCTTTACCGTTTACATGCGCCTTGAGCTGATGGAGCCGGGCGTACAGTACATGTGCCTTGAAGGGGCGCGTCTTTTCGCCAGCGGCGAGGCCTGCACCCCCAACGGACACCTCTGGAACGTGCTCATCACCGGGCACGGTATTCTGATGATGTTCTTTGTGGTCATTCCGGCGCTCTTCGGCGGATTTGGCAACTATTTCATGCCCTTGCAGATCGGTGCGCCGGATATGGCGTTCCCGCGGATGAACAACCTGTCGTTCTGGCTCTATGTCGCCGGTACAACGCTGGCGGTCTGTTCGGTGCTGGCACCGGGCGGGAATGATCAGGCCGGCTCCGGTGTGGGCTGGGTACTCTATCCGCCGCTATCGACCAATGAAGGCGGCTTCTCGATGGACCTTGCGATCTTCGCGGTGCACGTATCGGGCGCCTCTTCGATCCTGGGGGCGATCAACATGATCACCACCTTCCTGAACATGCGAGCCCCCGGCATGACGCTCTTCAAAGTGCCGCTGTTCTCATGGTCGATCTTTGTCACAAGCTGGCTGATCCTGCTCAGCCTGCCGGTTCTGGCGGGTGCTATCACCATGCTTCTGATGGACCGCAACTTCGGGTTCACCTTCTTTGATCCTGCAGGCGGGGGCGACCCGGTGCTCTACCAGCATATCCTGTGGTTCTTCGGACACCCGGAAGTGTATATCGTGATCCTGCCGGGCTTCGGCATTATCTCCCACGTCATCGCAACCTTCTCGCGCAAACCAGTCTTCGGCTATCTGCCGATGGTCTGGGCTCTGATCGCCATCGGCGCTCTGGGCTTCGTGGTCTGGGCGCACCACATGTACACCGTGGGCATGTCGCTGAACCAGCAGGCCTACTTCATGCTGGCCACGATGGTCATTGCGGTGCCGACAGGGGTGAAAATCTTCAGCTGGATTGCCACCATGTGGGGCGGCTCGGTTGAATTTAAGACACCGATGCTCTGGGCCTTTGGTTTCCTGTTCCTCTTCACTGTCGGCGGTGTAACCGGCATCGTACTCAGCCAGGCTGCTGTGGACCGCTACTATCACGACACCTACTATGTTGTGGCACACTTCCACTATGTGATGAGCCTTGGTGCGGTCTTCGCGATCTTTGCGGGCATCTACTTTTACTTCCCCAAGATGACGGGGCGGATGTATCCTGAATGGGCCGGCAAACTGCACTTCTGGACTTTCTTCATCGGTGCAAACCTGACCTTCTTCCCGCAGCACTTCCTCGGGCGTCAGGGCATGCCACGCCGCTATATCGACTATCCGGATGCCTTTGCCTACTGGAACTGGTGGTCGAGCCTTGGTGCTTTCCTCAGCTTTGCTTCCTTCCTCTTCTTCTTCGGTGTGATGTTCTACGCCATCCGCAAGGGCAAGGAATGCAAAGAGAACAACCCGTGGAACGAATATGCGGATACGCTGGAGTGGACACTGCCCAGCCCGCCGCCGGAACACACATTCGAAATCCTGCCCAAGCAGGAAGAATGGGACAAACAGCCCGGTCACTGA
- a CDS encoding peptidoglycan-binding domain-containing protein — translation MLSLKMTSAAVAAALALTPATRVAADGKDFIAGAVIGGIVGSQLQKNATRNRTVAPAPQVTGTTTYSEPATRSGIPATQTGREVQTSLNYFGFNAGTVDGQIGGRSRAAISDYQAYMGYEATGQLTQFEQDLLVRSFNRAQAGGDQTFRKIAANPDGTRGLLKEYRAEFARGNDSGQYTSYATPLTGNGS, via the coding sequence ATGCTTTCGCTTAAAATGACATCCGCCGCTGTTGCAGCCGCACTGGCTCTCACGCCTGCGACACGCGTCGCTGCCGATGGCAAGGACTTTATCGCCGGCGCTGTGATCGGCGGTATTGTTGGCTCGCAGTTGCAAAAGAATGCGACCCGCAACCGAACTGTCGCGCCTGCCCCGCAGGTGACAGGCACGACCACTTATTCCGAGCCGGCGACGCGGTCTGGCATTCCGGCCACACAGACCGGTCGCGAAGTCCAGACATCGCTGAACTACTTCGGCTTCAATGCCGGCACGGTTGACGGCCAGATCGGCGGCCGGTCGCGCGCAGCAATCTCTGACTACCAGGCCTATATGGGATACGAGGCCACCGGCCAGCTGACGCAGTTCGAGCAGGATCTGCTGGTCCGCTCGTTTAACCGCGCTCAGGCGGGCGGCGATCAGACGTTCCGAAAAATCGCGGCAAACCCGGACGGCACACGCGGCCTGCTCAAAGAGTACCGGGCCGAATTCGCCCGCGGCAACGACAGCGGGCAATACACATCCTATGCGACTCCGCTCACCGGCAACGGTTCCTGA
- a CDS encoding DUF2244 domain-containing protein, whose translation MPYQWTSQPDETPQVLRLWPHNSLPARGMAAFVLSTFTLICIPTLPLLGSPVLWGLLPFLLLAVWGIYFALQRNWKSRQISEVLTLGPDEAQLVRTDPSGAVQEWDCNRYWTTITKYEKDGPVPHYVTLKGMGREVEIGAFLSEEERVSLYDELQRAWRR comes from the coding sequence ATGCCCTATCAATGGACCAGCCAGCCCGATGAGACGCCGCAGGTGCTTCGCCTCTGGCCCCACAATTCTCTGCCGGCGCGCGGGATGGCCGCCTTTGTGCTCAGCACTTTCACGCTGATCTGTATCCCCACGCTGCCACTGCTGGGCTCGCCTGTGTTGTGGGGGTTGCTGCCGTTTCTGCTGCTGGCGGTCTGGGGCATCTATTTTGCCCTGCAACGCAACTGGAAATCACGTCAGATCAGTGAAGTGCTCACCCTCGGACCCGATGAGGCACAACTGGTACGCACTGACCCGTCGGGCGCCGTGCAGGAATGGGACTGCAACCGGTACTGGACCACGATCACCAAGTACGAAAAGGACGGGCCCGTTCCTCATTATGTCACGCTCAAGGGTATGGGCCGGGAAGTTGAGATCGGCGCCTTTCTCAGCGAAGAGGAGCGCGTGTCGCTTTATGATGAGCTGCAGCGCGCCTGGCGGCGGTGA
- a CDS encoding invasion associated locus B family protein, with the protein MTSRTLKVLFSSLLFATPLHAQDTEWFVQCEDDICVSQVVASETGADDAVATVSFFSPTGDQTVSLAVVLPLGVALEPGAQIVAGETVQSLVFKVCLPNGCTAYAEITPALRTALEGAETLRVQFFAQSDLAARALELPTKGLSAVFDRMLQ; encoded by the coding sequence ATGACGTCACGTACACTGAAAGTTCTTTTTTCCTCACTTCTCTTCGCAACCCCATTGCACGCGCAGGATACGGAGTGGTTCGTACAATGCGAAGACGATATCTGCGTGAGCCAGGTTGTTGCGTCTGAAACCGGCGCCGATGATGCTGTGGCGACGGTGTCGTTTTTTTCCCCGACCGGAGATCAAACTGTCAGTCTGGCGGTGGTCCTGCCTTTGGGTGTCGCGCTGGAGCCCGGTGCACAGATAGTGGCAGGGGAAACAGTACAGTCGCTTGTGTTCAAAGTGTGCCTGCCGAACGGTTGCACGGCCTATGCCGAAATCACACCGGCACTTCGCACAGCGCTTGAGGGGGCGGAGACACTACGCGTTCAGTTTTTTGCGCAGTCAGACCTGGCTGCAAGAGCACTTGAACTGCCAACGAAGGGTCTGTCAGCGGTTTTCGATCGGATGCTGCAATAA